A single genomic interval of Croceibacter atlanticus HTCC2559 harbors:
- a CDS encoding O-antigen translocase: protein MKFLNRLIGGNVLLKVTSLNSLSVIAQMVCGLIISKVIAVFVGPQGMTLIGNLRNFLGAAQQVSILGMYNGIVKYTAEFKDDNLELKKLFSTSFYFGAFSTILSALIIYFNAGVINAYLFEGEDYTSVIKAISFALPFYSLNFFCIAIINGFSKYKNYVLITFASTLLGMLITVTLIWQQQLTGALYAIVVVPALNFLVTLVLILNQKNFASFLTLNSISNSYIKRLGSFAIMKLVSAISLPLIMIAIRTEIVTVQSATEAGYWEAMNRISNYYLVFFTTLLTLYILPKLSEINDPKAFRKEIFGFYKTILPLFAAGMLIIYVLKTYIIQIVLTDEFLPMSSLFFWQLSGDLVKIASIVIAYQFLAKNMFWHYIFVEVGSVLTIYFSSLYFINTYGFVGASMAHLFSYTIHFIVVLIIFRKALFNLKF from the coding sequence ATGAAGTTTTTAAATCGGCTTATAGGTGGTAATGTACTTTTAAAAGTAACATCTCTTAATTCTTTGAGTGTTATAGCCCAAATGGTATGTGGTTTAATAATATCTAAAGTAATAGCAGTTTTTGTAGGGCCACAAGGAATGACGCTTATAGGAAATCTTAGAAATTTTTTAGGCGCCGCACAACAAGTTAGTATTCTAGGTATGTATAATGGTATTGTAAAATATACCGCAGAATTTAAAGACGACAACCTTGAGCTTAAAAAGCTATTTTCTACAAGCTTCTATTTTGGTGCGTTCTCGACCATACTTAGTGCGCTTATCATATATTTTAATGCTGGTGTTATAAATGCATATCTTTTTGAAGGCGAAGATTATACAAGTGTAATTAAAGCCATATCCTTTGCGTTACCATTTTATTCGCTTAACTTTTTTTGTATTGCAATAATAAATGGATTTTCTAAGTACAAAAATTATGTGTTAATCACATTTGCATCAACATTACTTGGTATGCTCATAACTGTTACATTAATATGGCAACAGCAATTAACAGGCGCATTGTATGCTATTGTGGTAGTACCTGCATTAAATTTTTTAGTCACGTTGGTTCTTATATTAAACCAAAAGAACTTTGCATCGTTTCTTACCTTAAATTCAATTTCTAATAGTTACATAAAACGGTTAGGGAGTTTTGCTATTATGAAATTAGTTTCGGCAATAAGTTTACCATTAATTATGATTGCCATAAGAACTGAAATAGTAACAGTACAAAGTGCCACAGAAGCAGGTTACTGGGAAGCAATGAATAGAATTTCTAACTATTACTTGGTCTTTTTCACCACATTACTTACACTATATATTCTTCCTAAGCTCTCTGAGATTAATGATCCTAAAGCATTTAGAAAAGAAATATTTGGCTTCTATAAAACCATTTTACCATTATTTGCTGCTGGAATGTTAATTATATATGTGTTAAAAACCTATATCATACAAATTGTTCTTACAGATGAGTTTTTACCAATGTCATCTTTATTCTTTTGGCAGCTAAGTGGAGACCTAGTAAAAATTGCAAGTATTGTAATCGCCTATCAATTCCTAGCAAAGAATATGTTTTGGCATTATATTTTTGTCGAGGTAGGTTCAGTTTTAACCATTTACTTTTCTAGTCTTTATTTTATAAATACTTATGGTTTTGTAGGTGCTTCTATGGCACATTTATTTAGTTATACTATACACTTTATAGTAGTACTTATAATATTTAGGAAAGCTCTTTTTAATCTCAAATTTTAA
- a CDS encoding glycosyltransferase, translating into MKILLIGEYSGFHNSLKKGLQQLGHTVVLVGDGDNYKNYPVDISTKPVWFSKYYIPRKFKNAIYTLFKIDLLKVEQGVRYQFLKSKFKNYDVVQLINSDALFTYPWLAKSVLQSIFKHNKSVVLSACGDDTHFVDWLLNNDKPYNLLTPLKHKKVTASAFKYTLKYTSKAYRSQYSYVVNNVDAIIPTDMDYLLSLKGNLKTTKLIPTPIDHNALEFPSELPTTPIHIFHGISNSNYIKKGNAYFEDALKSIKENYKDQVKITSTYSLPYNEYVRANNSAHIHLDQIYSYDQGYNALEAMAKGKVVFTGAERCFYEHYNLQEDVCINAKPDVTYLVEKLSELIENPKKIASIGYNAKLFVSKYHNLETVSKQYIEVYNSVKE; encoded by the coding sequence ATGAAGATTCTTCTTATTGGCGAATATAGTGGGTTTCATAACTCCCTAAAAAAAGGCTTACAACAATTAGGACATACTGTTGTTTTAGTTGGTGATGGTGACAACTATAAAAACTATCCTGTAGATATTTCAACAAAGCCTGTTTGGTTCTCTAAATATTATATTCCTAGAAAATTTAAAAATGCAATTTACACCTTATTCAAAATAGATCTTCTAAAGGTAGAACAAGGCGTACGTTACCAATTTCTAAAATCTAAGTTTAAGAATTATGATGTTGTACAACTTATAAATTCAGATGCTTTATTTACATATCCTTGGTTGGCAAAATCTGTATTACAATCAATTTTTAAACATAATAAATCTGTTGTTTTAAGTGCTTGTGGAGATGATACTCACTTTGTAGATTGGTTGCTAAATAATGACAAACCCTATAATTTATTAACACCTTTAAAGCATAAAAAGGTAACTGCAAGTGCGTTTAAATATACTTTAAAATACACTTCAAAAGCTTATAGGTCTCAATATAGCTATGTTGTAAATAATGTAGATGCCATAATTCCTACAGATATGGACTATCTATTATCACTAAAAGGGAATCTTAAAACGACAAAATTAATACCAACGCCAATTGATCATAATGCATTAGAATTTCCTTCTGAATTGCCTACAACGCCTATTCATATTTTTCATGGTATAAGTAACAGTAATTATATTAAGAAAGGAAACGCCTATTTTGAAGATGCTTTAAAGAGTATTAAAGAGAACTATAAGGATCAAGTTAAAATCACTTCTACGTATAGTTTGCCGTACAACGAGTATGTTAGAGCTAATAATTCTGCTCATATACATTTAGACCAAATTTATTCTTACGATCAAGGCTACAATGCTCTAGAAGCTATGGCAAAAGGGAAGGTTGTCTTTACTGGAGCAGAACGTTGTTTTTATGAGCACTACAATTTGCAGGAAGACGTCTGCATAAATGCAAAACCTGATGTCACATATTTAGTGGAAAAGCTTAGTGAGCTTATTGAAAACCCTAAGAAGATAGCATCAATAGGATATAATGCTAAACTATTTGTATCCAAGTATCATAACCTTGAAACCGTTAGTAAACAATATATTGAAGTTTATAATTCAGTAAAAGAATAA
- a CDS encoding acyltransferase, whose protein sequence is MGLSNLLFVTLRRVKYTWLSSAKRVVGSPIKHQPLLLNGLGELKFGRANHFGVIRSPHYYTGYSYIEAREVTASVTIGHNFNANNNLSIVAEHASISIGDNVVCGYNVQIYDSNFHDLHSTNRMENKGTSSSVKIENNVFIGNNVVILKGVIIGENAVIGSNAVVTKNVPSNVIVAGNPAVQVNTVKV, encoded by the coding sequence ATGGGTTTGTCAAATCTTTTGTTTGTTACGTTAAGACGTGTAAAGTACACGTGGCTATCTTCAGCTAAACGAGTTGTAGGTTCGCCTATTAAACACCAACCTCTTTTGCTTAATGGGTTAGGAGAGTTAAAATTTGGGAGAGCCAATCATTTTGGTGTCATAAGATCTCCACATTATTATACAGGATATAGTTATATAGAGGCTAGAGAAGTAACCGCTAGTGTTACAATTGGTCATAATTTTAATGCAAACAATAATCTTAGCATAGTTGCAGAACATGCTTCTATCTCAATAGGAGACAATGTGGTTTGCGGGTACAATGTACAGATATATGATTCTAATTTTCACGACTTACATTCAACTAATCGAATGGAAAATAAAGGAACATCTTCTTCAGTTAAAATTGAGAACAATGTTTTTATAGGTAATAATGTTGTGATTTTAAAAGGTGTTATTATAGGAGAAAATGCAGTTATTGGCAGTAATGCAGTTGTAACTAAAAACGTTCCTAGTAATGTTATAGTGGCAGGAAATCCTGCAGTACAAGTTAATACAGTAAAGGTTTAG
- the prmC gene encoding peptide chain release factor N(5)-glutamine methyltransferase, translating into MTISTLKHTIQEELKDVYPVQEIHNFFVLLSEAYLKMSRLDIVMNPDTVVSAAILANFTEAFKRLKVFEPIQYIIGETEFFDLNFKVTPDVLIPRPETEDLVRWIIQDQHKTNLDVLDLCTGSGCIAISLSKYLKDATVSALDISTSALAIAKENAENNNTNIHFLLKDILASDSLPQHYDVIVSNPPYVRNLEKDLMSNNVLEHEPHLALFVEDDNPLIFYNKIISLSKTHLKPNGTLYLEINEFLGEATQALLDSDSFTNIELKKDIFGKDRMLKATLTL; encoded by the coding sequence TTGACGATTTCTACATTAAAGCATACTATTCAAGAAGAATTAAAAGATGTGTATCCTGTACAAGAAATTCACAATTTTTTTGTGCTACTGTCTGAAGCTTATTTAAAAATGTCTCGTTTAGATATTGTAATGAACCCTGACACTGTAGTTTCAGCTGCTATTCTTGCTAATTTTACTGAAGCATTTAAACGACTAAAAGTTTTTGAACCAATTCAATATATAATTGGAGAAACAGAATTCTTCGACCTTAATTTTAAAGTGACTCCAGATGTATTAATACCACGTCCAGAAACCGAAGATTTAGTTAGGTGGATTATACAGGACCAACACAAAACGAATTTAGACGTTTTAGACCTCTGTACAGGCAGTGGTTGTATAGCAATTAGTCTTAGTAAATATTTAAAAGATGCAACAGTATCTGCTTTAGATATATCTACTAGTGCATTGGCTATCGCTAAAGAAAACGCTGAGAATAATAATACTAATATTCATTTTTTACTTAAAGATATTCTTGCTTCAGACAGCTTACCACAACACTATGATGTTATAGTTTCTAATCCTCCTTATGTGAGAAATTTAGAGAAGGATTTAATGAGTAACAATGTACTTGAGCACGAACCACATTTAGCATTATTTGTTGAAGACGATAACCCTTTAATATTTTATAATAAAATAATAAGTCTATCTAAAACGCACCTTAAACCAAATGGCACATTATATTTAGAGATTAATGAATTTTTGGGAGAGGCAACTCAAGCTCTTTTAGATTCAGATTCTTTTACCAATATTGAATTAAAGAAAGATATCTTTGGAAAAGATAGAATGCTTAAAGCCACTTTAACTTTATAA
- a CDS encoding LOG family protein: MSKLTAIAVFCGSSPSNDDAIFRAAYGVGKHLATHKLDIVFGGSKLGLMGQVAQGALDAGGNVIGVIPEFLRTKEVVHNHLTELIITDSMQERKLKMHELSDGIITLPGGFGTFEELFEMLTWAQLGLHKKPIGILNTNGYYDDLLVMLKTMVNKELLTKENYELLLVDSDLDQLIKKMESFTPLPVPEWMNKDQA; encoded by the coding sequence ATGAGTAAACTAACCGCTATTGCAGTATTTTGTGGGAGCAGCCCAAGTAATGATGATGCAATTTTTAGAGCAGCTTATGGTGTTGGAAAACACTTAGCCACTCATAAATTAGATATTGTTTTTGGTGGAAGTAAATTGGGCTTAATGGGTCAGGTCGCACAAGGAGCTTTAGATGCAGGCGGAAATGTAATTGGTGTTATTCCAGAGTTTCTAAGAACAAAAGAAGTAGTACACAATCATTTAACCGAGTTAATTATTACAGACTCTATGCAAGAGCGAAAGCTTAAGATGCACGAATTAAGTGATGGTATAATAACGTTACCTGGTGGTTTTGGCACTTTTGAAGAGCTTTTTGAAATGCTAACTTGGGCACAATTAGGACTTCATAAAAAACCAATAGGAATTTTAAATACTAATGGGTACTATGATGATTTGCTAGTGATGTTAAAAACAATGGTTAACAAAGAATTGCTTACTAAAGAAAATTATGAACTCTTGTTGGTAGATTCAGATTTAGACCAATTAATTAAAAAGATGGAAAGCTTTACACCACTACCAGTTCCTGAGTGGATGAATAAAGACCAAGCTTAA